From a region of the Hymenobacter jejuensis genome:
- a CDS encoding universal stress protein yields the protein MKPSFLVISDLLDVTQRAAAWAARLAAPAGAQLVLLHVETMPVIDPTSGMMVTPVMYLSPTQEINDALTELAQQLPVETTVEVWGGVLSAVLPEMIARYQPELLVLGLNEEHDVLDRLLLNQALPSLRDTRLPLLLVPAATSNPTLPHRVALAVDGEPFHLSKQAEALKPILSAWAAEYSVIHVARASSAPEKEMRQALASVQMSGLLPAVPNECAHEVRHASPATGVLRAVAEMQADLLVLIARPRSFLSALFHHSVTAEVARRSSVPMLVLPVLEEHSPIAKTQPNPSVDLKAY from the coding sequence ATGAAACCTTCCTTTTTGGTGATCAGCGATCTGCTGGATGTCACGCAGCGCGCGGCAGCCTGGGCCGCTCGGCTGGCCGCCCCGGCTGGTGCTCAGTTGGTGTTGCTGCATGTTGAAACCATGCCCGTTATCGATCCTACCTCGGGCATGATGGTTACGCCGGTCATGTACCTGTCGCCCACGCAAGAGATTAATGACGCCCTCACGGAGCTGGCGCAGCAACTGCCCGTAGAAACGACGGTGGAAGTGTGGGGCGGCGTTCTGTCGGCGGTGTTGCCGGAAATGATTGCCCGATATCAACCCGAATTGCTGGTGCTGGGGCTGAACGAGGAGCACGATGTACTGGATCGGTTGCTGCTCAACCAAGCACTGCCCTCCTTGCGCGACACGCGACTGCCACTTCTGTTGGTGCCCGCGGCTACATCCAATCCCACCTTGCCGCACCGGGTAGCCTTGGCCGTAGACGGCGAACCTTTCCACCTAAGCAAACAAGCAGAGGCGTTGAAGCCAATCCTGAGCGCTTGGGCGGCCGAGTACTCAGTGATACACGTAGCGCGGGCCAGCTCCGCACCCGAAAAAGAGATGCGGCAGGCGCTGGCGAGTGTACAGATGAGCGGCCTGTTGCCGGCGGTGCCAAACGAATGCGCCCACGAAGTGCGGCATGCGTCGCCGGCTACCGGGGTGCTGCGCGCCGTGGCCGAAATGCAGGCCGATTTGCTGGTGCTCATTGCGCGGCCGCGCAGTTTTCTAAGCGCCCTTTTTCATCACAGCGTCACGGCAGAAGTGGCACGCCGCAGCTCGGTGCCGATGCTTGTGCTGCCTGTACTGGAAGAGCACAGTCCAATTGCCAAAACGCAGCCCAACCCGTCTGTTGATCTAAAGGCTTATTAA
- a CDS encoding SDR family NAD(P)-dependent oxidoreductase codes for MQEFENQVVIITGASSGIGKAAAVAFAQAGAHVVVADVVEEAGQALAQQLSASGPRSLFVACDVASPASVQHLVQQTLSTFGRLDVAINNAGVGGASALSADYPDEEWQRVIGINLSGVWYCQKYELQAMVAAGRGVIINMASILGKVGFAGASAYVAAKHGLIGLTETAALEYGPQGIRINAVCPGFIETPMLTKAGIEDNQQLHDQIAAKHALQRMGKPEEITGALLWLASDQASFVTGQAIVVDGGYLAQ; via the coding sequence ATGCAAGAGTTTGAAAACCAAGTAGTTATTATTACCGGTGCCTCGTCAGGCATTGGCAAGGCAGCCGCAGTGGCTTTTGCCCAAGCCGGAGCGCACGTAGTAGTGGCCGATGTAGTAGAAGAGGCCGGGCAAGCTTTGGCACAACAACTTAGCGCCTCCGGGCCGCGCAGCCTCTTTGTAGCCTGCGATGTGGCCTCCCCAGCCAGCGTGCAGCACTTGGTGCAGCAGACGCTCAGCACGTTCGGCCGCCTCGATGTAGCCATCAACAATGCTGGGGTGGGCGGTGCCTCCGCGCTGAGCGCCGATTATCCGGACGAAGAATGGCAGCGCGTGATCGGCATCAACTTGAGCGGCGTCTGGTACTGCCAGAAATACGAGTTGCAAGCCATGGTCGCGGCGGGCCGGGGTGTCATTATTAATATGGCTTCCATCTTGGGCAAAGTGGGATTTGCGGGCGCTTCGGCTTATGTGGCGGCTAAACACGGCCTCATTGGCCTGACCGAAACGGCTGCGCTTGAATATGGTCCGCAGGGCATTCGCATTAATGCTGTGTGCCCTGGGTTCATCGAAACGCCCATGCTTACCAAAGCCGGCATCGAAGACAACCAGCAACTGCACGATCAGATTGCGGCCAAACATGCCTTGCAGCGCATGGGCAAGCCGGAGGAAATCACGGGCGCGCTGCTCTGGTTGGCTTCCGATCAGGCATCCTTCGTGACGGGCCAAGCCATTGTGGTGGACGGAGGGTACTTGGCGCAGTAG
- a CDS encoding MlaE family ABC transporter permease, whose protein sequence is MTRFAGRFFREGFRPRYELAELLYQCYVIGYQSLPLVGITGFIMGIVLTLQSRPTMAQFGAESWIPTMVGLTIIREMGPIITALIFAGKIGSSIGAELGSMRVTEQIDAMEVSGTNPFKYLVVTRVLVTTLMLPVLTLLADAIALYASYLGINLKGVTTIALFVNNILSRLTFGDVLPAVIKTFFFGFAVGIIGCYKGYYSEKGTEGVGQAANSAVVVSSLVIFILDLLAVQVTGMLGLN, encoded by the coding sequence ATGACGCGCTTCGCCGGCCGCTTCTTCCGGGAGGGGTTCCGGCCGCGCTATGAGCTGGCCGAATTGCTGTATCAATGCTACGTGATTGGCTACCAATCGCTGCCCTTGGTGGGAATTACGGGCTTTATTATGGGCATTGTGCTCACGTTGCAAAGCCGGCCGACCATGGCGCAATTCGGCGCTGAATCGTGGATTCCGACCATGGTTGGCCTGACCATCATCCGCGAAATGGGCCCCATCATCACCGCCCTGATTTTTGCTGGCAAAATCGGCTCCAGCATCGGGGCAGAGCTGGGCTCGATGCGTGTAACCGAGCAGATTGACGCCATGGAAGTATCGGGCACCAATCCGTTTAAGTACTTGGTAGTCACGCGTGTACTGGTTACCACACTTATGTTGCCCGTGCTCACGCTGCTGGCCGATGCCATCGCGCTGTACGCTTCTTACCTGGGGATTAACCTGAAGGGTGTGACGACCATCGCGCTGTTTGTCAACAACATTTTGAGCCGGCTCACCTTCGGCGATGTGTTGCCGGCCGTGATCAAAACTTTCTTCTTCGGGTTTGCCGTCGGGATAATCGGCTGCTACAAAGGGTATTACTCCGAGAAAGGAACCGAAGGTGTAGGCCAGGCTGCCAACTCGGCCGTGGTGGTGTCGTCGCTGGTGATCTTCATCCTCGACTTGCTGGCCGTGCAAGTGACGGGCATGCTGGGATTGAATTAA
- a CDS encoding ABC transporter ATP-binding protein, producing MLPEPLTQPAPPSASGAREAVLTVAHVSKSFGENHVLQDFSLTLHKSENVVVLGKSGSGKSVLIKCIIGLLPVDAGTITVLGQEVALLDHAALDQLRAKVGFLFQSNALYDSMSVRENLLFPLRRHWLAHRRGEENELVHQALDDVGLAQTANMMPAELSGGMRKRIALARTLILRPEIILYDEPTTGLDPVTAREIDELIREVQQKYNTSALIISHDMNCVRLTADRVALLEQGRCYAEGTFAELQQRSDPVVHKFFE from the coding sequence ATGCTACCCGAGCCCCTTACCCAACCGGCCCCGCCCAGTGCATCCGGTGCCCGCGAAGCGGTGCTGACGGTTGCGCACGTCAGCAAGTCGTTTGGCGAAAACCACGTGTTGCAGGATTTCTCGCTCACGCTGCACAAGAGCGAAAATGTGGTGGTGTTGGGCAAATCGGGTTCCGGCAAGTCGGTGCTGATCAAGTGCATCATTGGGTTGCTGCCGGTTGATGCCGGCACCATCACGGTGCTGGGGCAGGAAGTAGCGCTGCTCGACCACGCGGCGCTCGATCAGCTGCGCGCCAAAGTCGGCTTTCTGTTTCAGAGCAATGCCCTCTACGACTCGATGAGCGTGCGCGAAAACCTGCTTTTTCCGTTGCGCCGCCACTGGCTGGCGCATCGTCGGGGCGAAGAAAACGAGCTGGTGCACCAAGCGCTCGACGACGTTGGGCTGGCGCAAACGGCCAATATGATGCCCGCTGAGCTTTCGGGTGGCATGCGCAAGCGCATTGCGCTGGCCCGCACGCTCATTCTGCGGCCCGAAATCATTCTCTACGACGAACCCACCACGGGACTCGATCCGGTAACGGCCCGCGAAATCGACGAGCTGATCCGGGAGGTGCAGCAGAAATACAACACTTCCGCCCTGATCATTTCGCACGACATGAATTGCGTGCGCCTCACAGCCGACCGCGTGGCCCTTCTTGAACAGGGCCGCTGCTACGCCGAAGGCACTTTTGCCGAGCTACAGCAGCGATCCGATCCGGTGGTACACAAGTTTTTCGAGTGA
- a CDS encoding MlaD family protein translates to MPERNASNHIRLGLFVLAGLGCLIAILFLLGRKQNLFSSALQVQADFRTVSGLLTGNNVRLGGIDVGTVHRIRILNDSTVRVVMNLNREVRPFVKKNAVASIGTDGLVGNTIINLNAVAAPAPPVAPGDVLRTSTPPTIDAMLSTLNLSNRNLVGITQDLRQITGKLNGSKALWQLLDDQQLATNARQSLRHLEATTAQLQAAARDVQQLTLGVRQGRGPVGYLLTDTAFAGQLRHTTRQLAGASDTLASTLAGLQHQVQTQAGLLNTLLTDTVFSRQLRQSMRHVEQGTAGFSRSMDALQHNFLLRGYFRRQQKQQARAAKSVGR, encoded by the coding sequence ATGCCTGAACGCAACGCCAGTAACCACATCCGCCTGGGCCTGTTCGTACTGGCTGGGCTGGGTTGTCTGATCGCCATTCTCTTTCTGCTCGGGCGCAAGCAGAACCTGTTTAGCTCGGCGCTGCAAGTGCAGGCCGACTTCCGAACCGTATCGGGTTTGCTTACCGGCAACAACGTACGCTTGGGCGGCATCGACGTGGGCACCGTGCACCGCATCCGGATTCTGAACGACAGTACGGTGCGAGTAGTCATGAACCTAAACCGCGAGGTGCGGCCGTTTGTGAAGAAAAACGCCGTGGCTTCCATCGGTACCGATGGGCTGGTGGGCAACACCATCATCAACCTGAACGCAGTGGCTGCCCCCGCGCCGCCCGTAGCGCCCGGAGATGTGCTGCGCACGTCCACGCCGCCCACCATCGATGCCATGCTCAGCACGCTCAACCTATCGAATAGAAACCTAGTGGGCATCACGCAGGACCTACGCCAGATTACCGGCAAGCTCAACGGCAGCAAAGCCCTCTGGCAACTCCTCGACGACCAGCAACTGGCCACCAATGCCCGCCAAAGCCTGCGCCACCTAGAAGCTACTACGGCTCAGTTGCAGGCGGCCGCGCGCGATGTGCAACAGCTTACCTTGGGCGTGCGCCAGGGCCGCGGGCCGGTCGGCTACTTGCTCACCGACACAGCCTTTGCCGGCCAGCTTCGGCATACCACGCGGCAGCTAGCGGGCGCCTCCGATACGCTGGCCAGCACCTTAGCTGGCTTGCAGCACCAGGTGCAAACCCAAGCAGGGCTGCTCAATACATTACTCACCGATACGGTCTTCAGCCGGCAGCTACGCCAGAGCATGCGCCACGTCGAGCAGGGCACGGCCGGTTTCAGTCGCAGCATGGATGCTTTGCAACATAATTTCTTGCTGCGCGGCTACTTTCGTCGTCAGCAAAAACAACAAGCGCGCGCCGCCAAATCAGTGGGCAGGTAA